In one Aquabacterium sp. OR-4 genomic region, the following are encoded:
- the lptG gene encoding LPS export ABC transporter permease LptG: MKTVRRLLYRDIGWSVVFVAVAFLSLFFFIDFVDEIEDVGRNGYSLGVAALRTLLQVPGHFYELFPIAVLIGTIYAMARLAQSSEFTILRTAGLGPVRALRLLAVPGVAFALLTFGVGDYLAPHTERQAVALKAGARAVSLGRTGAWLKERRATPEGERAVSVNVQAVAGLGELRGVRIFEFDDQGRLRSRTEAAEATVHQGLWQLRQAERTDWPTPEAAGRGSTVQSRRHAALDWPSGLQATVVTAALLPVQTMSTLDLWRYTRHLADQSQDAQRHEIQFWKKALYPLACVVMVALALPFAYLHARAGGVSFKVFGGIMLGISFVLLNNAAGHLGMLRHWTPWLVAATPSLLYLLLSMAAFAWLVRYR; this comes from the coding sequence ATGAAGACCGTGCGGCGCCTGCTGTACCGCGACATCGGCTGGTCGGTGGTGTTCGTGGCGGTGGCCTTTCTGAGCCTGTTCTTCTTCATCGACTTCGTCGACGAGATCGAGGACGTGGGCCGCAACGGCTACTCGCTGGGGGTGGCCGCGCTGCGCACGCTGCTGCAGGTGCCAGGGCACTTCTACGAGCTGTTTCCGATCGCGGTGCTGATCGGCACGATCTACGCCATGGCCCGGCTGGCGCAGTCATCAGAATTCACCATCCTGCGTACCGCCGGCTTGGGCCCGGTGCGCGCACTGCGCCTGCTGGCCGTGCCCGGCGTGGCCTTTGCGCTGCTGACCTTTGGCGTCGGCGACTACCTGGCCCCGCACACCGAGCGCCAGGCGGTGGCCCTGAAGGCCGGCGCCCGTGCGGTGAGCCTGGGCCGCACCGGCGCCTGGCTGAAAGAGCGACGGGCCACGCCCGAGGGCGAGCGCGCGGTGTCGGTCAATGTGCAGGCGGTGGCCGGCCTGGGCGAGCTGCGCGGCGTGCGCATCTTCGAGTTCGATGACCAGGGCCGCCTGCGCAGCCGCACCGAGGCCGCCGAGGCCACGGTGCACCAGGGCCTTTGGCAGCTGCGCCAGGCCGAGCGCACCGACTGGCCCACGCCCGAGGCCGCCGGCCGCGGCAGCACGGTGCAAAGCCGGCGCCATGCCGCACTTGATTGGCCCAGCGGCCTGCAGGCCACCGTGGTGACCGCCGCGCTGCTGCCGGTGCAGACCATGTCCACGCTCGACCTGTGGCGCTACACCCGGCACCTGGCCGACCAGTCGCAGGACGCGCAGCGCCACGAGATCCAGTTCTGGAAAAAGGCGCTGTACCCACTGGCCTGCGTGGTGATGGTGGCACTGGCCCTGCCCTTTGCCTACCTGCATGCCCGCGCCGGCGGCGTGAGCTTCAAGGTGTTCGGCGGCATCATGCTGGGCATCAGCTTCGTGCTGCTGAACAACGCCGCCGGTCACCTGGGCATGCTGCGCCACTGGACCCCCTGGCTGGTGGCGGCCACGCCCAGCCTGCTCTACCTGTTGCTTTCGATGGCGGCCTTTGCATGGCTGGTGAGGTACCGATGA
- a CDS encoding sirohydrochlorin chelatase, whose translation MNTDVSAAGGLLLFAHGARDPLWARPFEAVARQCRAARGEAPAADGQAATTSRVALAFLEFMQPGLLAAGAQLAAAGCRTVQIVPLFLGAGGHVRKDLPALVSQLQAEHPEVQWQLRRAVGEADAVVQAMAAVALDAQALPEIVLR comes from the coding sequence ATGAACACCGACGTTTCTGCCGCTGGCGGCCTGCTGCTGTTTGCCCATGGCGCGCGCGATCCCCTGTGGGCGCGCCCCTTCGAGGCCGTGGCGCGGCAGTGCCGCGCGGCACGCGGCGAGGCGCCGGCCGCCGACGGCCAGGCGGCCACCACCAGCCGCGTGGCGCTGGCCTTTCTCGAGTTCATGCAGCCGGGCCTGCTGGCTGCGGGCGCACAGCTGGCGGCGGCGGGCTGCCGCACGGTGCAGATCGTGCCGCTGTTCCTGGGCGCCGGCGGCCATGTGCGCAAGGACCTGCCGGCCCTGGTGAGCCAGCTGCAGGCCGAGCATCCCGAGGTGCAGTGGCAGCTGCGCCGCGCCGTGGGCGAGGCCGATGCCGTGGTGCAGGCCATGGCCGCCGTGGCCCTGGATGCGCAGGCGCTGCCGGAAATCGTGCTGCGATGA
- a CDS encoding CysB family HTH-type transcriptional regulator, whose amino-acid sequence MNLHQFRFVQEAVRRNLNLTETAKALYTSQPGISKAILELEEELGVDIFARHGKRLKRVTEPGQLVLQSIEIIMREVANLRRIGDEFSKQDAGTLSIATTHSQARYVLPEPVAQLRRQFPKVQVQMHQGTPADVARMLIDDVAEIGLATEALAEHPNIVTLPCYDWQHVIVVPADHRLAGVERPTLEQLAAEPLVTYHPTFSGRTRIDTAFARARLKPNIALEAIDADVIKTYVKLGMGVGVVAEMAVRSDSADASAGLVVHPAGHLFGTNTSRVAFKRGAYLRHFVFAFAALLSERLSRSMIERAMAERPGGEAAADYQL is encoded by the coding sequence ATGAACCTGCACCAGTTCCGCTTCGTGCAGGAGGCGGTGCGCCGCAACCTCAACCTCACCGAGACAGCGAAGGCGCTCTACACCTCGCAGCCTGGCATCAGCAAGGCCATTCTCGAGCTCGAGGAGGAGCTGGGCGTGGACATCTTCGCGCGCCACGGCAAGCGGCTCAAGCGTGTCACCGAGCCGGGCCAGCTGGTGCTGCAGTCGATCGAGATCATCATGCGCGAGGTGGCCAATCTGCGCCGCATCGGCGACGAGTTCAGCAAGCAGGACGCCGGCACGCTGTCGATCGCCACCACCCACTCGCAGGCGCGCTATGTGCTGCCCGAACCGGTGGCGCAGCTGCGGCGGCAGTTTCCGAAAGTTCAGGTGCAGATGCACCAGGGCACGCCCGCCGATGTGGCGCGCATGCTGATCGACGACGTGGCCGAGATCGGCCTGGCCACCGAGGCGCTGGCCGAGCATCCCAACATCGTGACCCTGCCCTGCTACGACTGGCAGCACGTGATCGTGGTGCCGGCCGACCACAGGCTGGCTGGCGTGGAGCGGCCCACGCTGGAGCAGCTGGCCGCCGAGCCGCTGGTCACCTACCACCCCACCTTCAGCGGCCGCACACGCATCGACACCGCCTTTGCCCGCGCCCGGCTCAAGCCCAACATCGCGCTCGAAGCCATCGACGCCGACGTGATCAAGACCTACGTGAAGCTGGGCATGGGCGTGGGCGTGGTGGCCGAGATGGCCGTGCGCAGCGATTCGGCCGATGCCAGCGCCGGCCTGGTGGTGCATCCGGCAGGCCACCTGTTCGGCACCAACACCTCGCGCGTGGCCTTCAAGCGCGGCGCCTACCTGCGCCACTTCGTCTTTGCCTTTGCGGCCCTGCTGTCCGAGCGCCTGAGCCGCTCGATGATCGAACGCGCGATGGCCGAGCGCCCGGGCGGCGAGGCCGCCGCCGACTACCAGCTCTGA
- a CDS encoding pyridoxal phosphate-dependent aminotransferase, whose amino-acid sequence MTAAAPLPTPLPVRLHTPQPPSRLPQVGTTIFTVMSALAAEHGAVNLGQGFPDFDCDPALLGCVQQAMAEGLNQYPPMAGVAPLREAMAAKIEALYGHRYDAASEITVTAGATQAILTAILAIVGPGDEVIVLEPNYDSYVPNIELAGGVVVRVALQAGSFRPDFDAIAAAITPRTRAIIVNSPHNPSASIWRQADMQRLAEILAPTEVLLISDEVYEHMVYDGEPHASASRIPALAARSFVISSFGKTYHVTGWKVGTVAAPAPLMAEFRKVHQFNVFTVNTPMQHGLARYMADPRPCLELPAFYGAKRDLFRAGLAGTRFRLLPSEGSYFQVVDYSAISALPEAEFCRWLTTEIGVAAIPLSAFYGDGRNQGLVRFCYAKRDDTLNAALARLARI is encoded by the coding sequence ATGACCGCTGCCGCCCCCCTGCCCACCCCTTTGCCAGTGCGTCTGCACACCCCCCAGCCGCCCAGCCGCCTGCCCCAGGTGGGCACCACCATCTTCACCGTGATGTCGGCGCTGGCGGCCGAGCATGGCGCGGTCAACCTGGGCCAGGGTTTTCCGGATTTCGACTGCGACCCCGCGCTGCTGGGCTGCGTGCAGCAGGCCATGGCCGAGGGCCTGAACCAGTACCCGCCAATGGCCGGCGTGGCGCCGCTGCGCGAGGCCATGGCGGCCAAGATTGAGGCGCTGTACGGCCACCGCTACGACGCGGCCAGCGAGATCACGGTCACCGCCGGCGCCACCCAGGCCATCCTGACGGCCATCCTGGCCATCGTCGGGCCGGGTGACGAGGTCATCGTGCTGGAGCCCAACTACGACAGCTATGTGCCCAACATCGAGCTGGCCGGTGGCGTGGTGGTGCGGGTGGCCTTGCAGGCTGGCAGCTTCAGGCCCGATTTCGACGCCATCGCCGCGGCCATCACGCCGCGCACGCGGGCCATCATCGTCAACTCGCCGCACAACCCCAGCGCCAGCATCTGGCGCCAGGCCGACATGCAGCGTCTGGCCGAGATCCTGGCCCCCACCGAGGTGCTGCTGATCAGCGACGAGGTCTACGAGCACATGGTCTACGACGGCGAGCCGCATGCCAGCGCCTCGCGCATCCCGGCGCTGGCGGCGCGCAGCTTCGTGATCTCGAGCTTCGGCAAGACCTACCACGTCACCGGCTGGAAGGTGGGCACCGTGGCCGCCCCGGCGCCCTTGATGGCCGAGTTTCGCAAGGTGCACCAGTTCAATGTGTTCACGGTCAACACGCCGATGCAGCACGGCCTGGCCCGCTACATGGCCGACCCCAGGCCCTGCCTCGAACTGCCGGCCTTCTACGGCGCCAAGCGCGACCTGTTCCGCGCCGGCCTGGCCGGCACCCGCTTCAGGCTGCTGCCCAGCGAGGGCAGCTACTTCCAGGTGGTCGACTACAGCGCCATCAGCGCGCTGCCCGAGGCCGAGTTCTGCCGCTGGCTCACCACCGAGATCGGCGTGGCGGCCATCCCCTTGTCGGCCTTCTACGGCGACGGCCGCAACCAGGGCCTGGTGCGCTTTTGTTATGCCAAGCGCGACGACACGCTGAACGCCGCGCTGGCGCGGCTGGCCCGCATCTGA
- a CDS encoding class II aldolase/adducin family protein: MPTRQLEIPSRRHQMTPEEWQARVDLAAAYRLVALFKWDDLVFTHISVRVPGSEDQFLINPYGLLFEEITASSLVKIDLQGNKVEESPFQVNPAGFTIHSAVHAVRHDAQCVMHTHSLNGVAVSAQQGGVLPISQQSIFVLSSLGYHSYEGVALRDDEKPRLQADLGQHSYLMLRNHGLLTVGGNVAEAFLAMYVFEACCTIQVRAQAGGGALIPVHPEIIGSAKQQSAQATRGMGGSLVWPSLLRRLDRQMPGYDQ; encoded by the coding sequence ATGCCGACACGCCAGCTCGAGATCCCCAGCCGCCGCCACCAGATGACACCCGAGGAATGGCAAGCCCGCGTCGATCTGGCGGCAGCCTACCGGCTGGTAGCACTGTTCAAGTGGGACGATCTGGTGTTCACCCACATCAGCGTGCGCGTGCCCGGCAGCGAGGACCAGTTCCTGATCAACCCCTACGGCCTGCTGTTCGAGGAGATCACCGCTTCCAGCCTGGTGAAGATCGACCTGCAGGGCAACAAGGTCGAGGAGTCGCCGTTTCAGGTCAACCCGGCCGGCTTCACCATCCACAGCGCCGTGCATGCGGTGCGCCACGACGCCCAGTGCGTGATGCACACGCATTCGCTCAACGGCGTGGCGGTATCGGCGCAACAGGGCGGCGTGCTGCCGATCTCGCAGCAGTCGATCTTCGTGCTGTCCAGCCTGGGGTATCACAGCTACGAAGGCGTGGCCCTGCGCGACGACGAAAAGCCGCGGCTGCAGGCCGACCTGGGCCAGCACAGCTACCTGATGCTGCGCAACCATGGCCTGCTGACCGTGGGCGGCAACGTGGCCGAGGCCTTTCTGGCGATGTACGTGTTCGAGGCCTGCTGCACGATCCAGGTTCGGGCGCAGGCAGGTGGCGGTGCGCTGATCCCGGTGCACCCCGAAATCATCGGCAGCGCCAAACAGCAGTCGGCCCAGGCCACGCGCGGCATGGGCGGCAGCCTGGTGTGGCCCAGCCTGCTGCGTCGGCTCGACCGCCAGATGCCCGGCTACGACCAATGA